A window of Pseudomonas guangdongensis contains these coding sequences:
- the folK gene encoding 2-amino-4-hydroxy-6-hydroxymethyldihydropteridine diphosphokinase — protein MPLTTVFLGLGSNVDRHRHLCAGLDALAAFLVDLRCSPVFESEPVGIRSGPFYNLAVLAQTDLPLAELDRRLKAIEADNGRYAPDRKGLPLDIDVLLYDDLIGDFDGLQLPRAEILRNAFVLWPLALLAPAARHPAEGRSFAALWQTACIGQRLWPVSFVWRGVELTPAELRAAFPAP, from the coding sequence ATGCCGCTGACCACGGTGTTTCTCGGTCTGGGCAGCAATGTCGACCGTCACCGCCACCTGTGTGCGGGCCTCGATGCGCTTGCGGCCTTCCTCGTCGACCTGCGCTGTTCTCCGGTGTTCGAGAGCGAGCCGGTGGGCATCCGCAGCGGGCCATTCTACAACCTGGCGGTGCTGGCGCAGACCGACCTGCCGCTGGCCGAGCTGGATCGCCGGCTCAAGGCCATCGAGGCGGACAACGGTCGCTACGCGCCGGATCGCAAGGGGTTGCCGCTGGATATCGATGTGCTGCTCTACGACGACCTGATCGGCGACTTCGACGGCCTACAGCTGCCGCGCGCGGAGATTCTGCGCAACGCCTTCGTGCTCTGGCCGCTGGCCCTGCTGGCCCCTGCGGCGCGGCACCCGGCCGAGGGGCGCAGCTTCGCCGCGCTGTGGCAGACGGCGTGCATCGGTCAGCGGCTGTGGCCGGTGTCCTTCGTCTGGCGCGGCGTCGAGCTGACCCCGGCCGAGTTGCGGGCGGCCTTCCCGGCTCCGTAG
- the rpsU gene encoding 30S ribosomal protein S21, producing the protein MPAVKVKENEPFDVALRRFKRSCEKAGVLAEVRSREFYEKPTAERKRKAAAAVKRHAKKVQREQRRRERLY; encoded by the coding sequence ATGCCCGCCGTCAAAGTTAAAGAGAACGAACCCTTCGACGTAGCCCTGCGTCGTTTCAAGCGCTCCTGCGAAAAAGCCGGTGTACTGGCCGAAGTGCGCAGCCGCGAGTTTTACGAAAAGCCCACCGCCGAGCGCAAGCGCAAGGCCGCGGCTGCCGTGAAGCGCCACGCCAAGAAAGTGCAGCGCGAGCAGCGCCGCCGCGAGCGTCTGTACTGA
- the tsaD gene encoding tRNA (adenosine(37)-N6)-threonylcarbamoyltransferase complex transferase subunit TsaD has product MRVLGLETSCDETGVALYDSERGLLSDALFSQIDLHRVYGGVVPELASRDHVKRMLPLIREVLDGAGCRFADIDAVAYTAGPGLVGALLVGASCAQALALAWGVPAVGVHHMEGHLLAPMLEETPPEFPFVALLVSGGHTQLVCVDGIGRYELLGESLDDAAGEAFDKTAKLIGLGYPGGPEIARLAERGTPGRFVFPRPMTDRPGLAFSFSGLKTFALNTWKQCEREGGDLEQARADIALAFQQAVVETLTIKCRRALKQTGLQRLVIAGGVSANQALRQALETMLGELKGQVFYARPRFCTDNGAMIAYAGCQRLLAGQHEGPQIQVQPRWSMESLPAV; this is encoded by the coding sequence ATGCGAGTGCTGGGCCTGGAAACCTCCTGCGACGAAACCGGCGTTGCGCTGTACGACAGCGAGCGCGGCCTGCTGAGCGATGCGCTGTTCAGTCAGATCGACCTGCACCGGGTCTACGGCGGTGTGGTGCCCGAGCTGGCCTCGCGCGATCACGTCAAGCGCATGCTGCCGTTGATCCGCGAGGTGCTCGACGGCGCCGGCTGCCGCTTCGCCGACATCGACGCGGTGGCCTATACCGCCGGGCCGGGCCTGGTCGGTGCGCTGCTGGTCGGTGCCTCCTGCGCCCAGGCGCTGGCGCTGGCCTGGGGGGTGCCGGCGGTCGGCGTCCACCACATGGAAGGCCACCTGCTGGCGCCGATGCTGGAGGAAACCCCGCCCGAGTTCCCCTTCGTCGCCCTGCTGGTGTCGGGCGGGCATACCCAGCTGGTGTGCGTCGACGGCATCGGCCGCTACGAGCTGCTCGGCGAGTCGCTGGACGATGCCGCCGGCGAGGCCTTCGACAAGACCGCCAAGCTGATCGGCCTGGGCTATCCGGGTGGCCCGGAGATCGCTCGCCTGGCCGAGCGCGGCACGCCGGGGCGCTTCGTGTTCCCGCGGCCGATGACCGACCGGCCCGGCCTGGCGTTCAGCTTCAGCGGGCTGAAGACCTTCGCCCTCAACACCTGGAAGCAGTGCGAGCGCGAGGGCGGCGACCTCGAACAGGCGCGCGCTGACATCGCCTTGGCCTTCCAGCAGGCGGTGGTGGAGACGCTGACCATCAAGTGCCGGCGCGCACTCAAGCAGACCGGCCTGCAGCGCCTGGTGATCGCCGGCGGGGTGAGCGCCAACCAGGCGCTGCGTCAGGCGCTGGAAACCATGCTCGGCGAGCTCAAGGGCCAGGTGTTCTACGCGCGGCCGCGTTTCTGCACCGACAACGGCGCGATGATCGCCTATGCCGGCTGCCAGCGCCTGCTGGCCGGTCAGCACGAGGGGCCGCAGATCCAGGTGCAGCCGCGCTGGTCGATGGAGAGCCTGCCGGCGGTCTGA
- the plsY gene encoding glycerol-3-phosphate 1-O-acyltransferase PlsY, which produces MPWLLALLAYLLGSLSFAVLLGRWLGSGDPRLGGSGNPGATNMLRLAGQRAAALTLLGDLGKGLLPVLLARQAELPPLQQAWIGLAAVLGHLYPLYFHFRGGKGVATAAGLLLGLYWPAALLALGVWLLVFALTRISSLAALSATPLSLPLLAWQQPELLWPLGLLSILIVWRHRDNLRALRQGRERSLLG; this is translated from the coding sequence ATGCCCTGGCTGCTGGCACTGCTTGCCTATCTGCTCGGTTCTCTGTCGTTCGCCGTGCTGCTCGGCCGCTGGCTGGGCAGCGGCGATCCGCGTCTGGGCGGCTCGGGCAATCCCGGCGCCACCAACATGCTGCGCCTGGCCGGGCAGCGCGCCGCGGCGCTGACCCTGCTCGGCGACCTGGGCAAGGGCCTGCTGCCGGTACTGCTGGCCCGCCAGGCGGAGCTGCCGCCGCTGCAGCAGGCCTGGATCGGCCTGGCCGCCGTGCTGGGGCATCTCTATCCCCTGTATTTCCACTTTCGCGGCGGCAAGGGCGTGGCCACCGCCGCCGGGCTGCTGCTGGGGCTCTACTGGCCGGCCGCGCTGCTGGCGCTGGGCGTCTGGCTGCTGGTCTTCGCCCTGACCCGCATCAGTTCGCTGGCGGCGCTCAGCGCCACGCCGCTGAGCCTGCCGCTGCTGGCCTGGCAACAGCCGGAGCTGCTGTGGCCGCTCGGCCTGCTGTCCATACTGATCGTCTGGCGCCATCGCGACAACCTGCGGGCCCTGCGCCAGGGCCGCGAACGCTCACTGCTCGGCTGA
- the rpoD gene encoding RNA polymerase sigma factor RpoD, whose amino-acid sequence MSVKAQQQSRLKELIARGREQGYLTYAEVNDHLPEDISDPEQVEDIIRMINDMGINVFETAPDADALLLAEADTDEAAAEEAAAALAAVESDIGRTTDPVRMYMREMGTVELLTREGEIEIAKRIEEGLREVMAAISRFPGSVESILAEYQRIVSEGGRLSDVLSGYIDPDDGSLPAESEAVPPPVAKAPAAASDDDEEEDGEEKTDTEEEGDGGPDPEEAARRFGAVAEQLEKARKILKKHGRGSAQGDAELDALAELFMPIKLVPKQFDALVVMVRDALDRVRAQERAIMQLCVRDARMPRADFLKLFPGNEADLGWIDGLTAGKAKYAEAIARLQDDIKACQQTLIDLQQELDLDIAEIKEINRRMSIGEAKARRAKKEMVEANLRLVISIAKKYTNRGLQFLDLIQEGNIGLMKAVDKFEYRRGYKFSTYATWWIRQAITRSIADQARTIRIPVHMIETINKLNRISRQMLQEMGREPTPEELGERMDMPEDKIRKVLKIAKEPISMETPIGDDEDSHLGDFIEDSTMQSPIDVATVESLKEATREVLGGLTAREAKVLRMRFGIDMNTDHTLEEVGKQFDVTRERIRQIEAKALRKLRHPTRSEHLRSFLDE is encoded by the coding sequence ATGTCCGTAAAAGCGCAACAGCAATCCCGTCTCAAAGAGTTGATCGCCCGCGGTCGCGAGCAGGGCTACCTGACCTATGCCGAGGTCAACGACCACCTGCCGGAAGACATTTCCGATCCGGAACAGGTCGAAGACATCATCCGCATGATCAACGACATGGGCATCAACGTATTCGAGACTGCCCCGGATGCCGATGCCCTGCTGCTCGCCGAGGCGGATACCGACGAGGCCGCCGCCGAGGAAGCCGCCGCCGCCCTGGCCGCGGTGGAGAGCGACATCGGCCGCACCACCGACCCGGTGCGCATGTACATGCGCGAAATGGGTACCGTCGAGCTGCTCACCCGCGAAGGCGAGATCGAAATCGCCAAGCGCATCGAGGAAGGCCTGCGCGAAGTGATGGCGGCCATCTCCCGCTTCCCGGGCTCGGTAGAAAGCATTCTCGCCGAATACCAGCGCATCGTCAGCGAAGGCGGACGCCTCTCCGACGTCCTCAGCGGCTACATCGATCCCGACGACGGCAGCCTGCCCGCCGAGAGCGAGGCGGTACCGCCGCCGGTCGCCAAAGCCCCCGCGGCCGCCAGCGACGACGACGAGGAAGAGGACGGCGAGGAGAAGACCGACACCGAGGAAGAGGGCGACGGTGGCCCCGACCCGGAAGAAGCCGCCCGCCGCTTCGGCGCCGTGGCCGAGCAGCTGGAAAAGGCCCGCAAGATTCTCAAGAAGCACGGCCGTGGCAGCGCCCAGGGCGATGCCGAGCTGGACGCGCTGGCCGAGCTGTTCATGCCGATCAAGCTGGTGCCCAAGCAGTTCGACGCGCTGGTCGTCATGGTCCGCGACGCGCTCGACCGCGTACGCGCCCAGGAACGCGCCATCATGCAGCTGTGCGTGCGCGATGCGCGCATGCCGCGCGCCGACTTCCTCAAGCTGTTCCCCGGCAACGAAGCCGACCTCGGCTGGATCGACGGCCTGACCGCCGGCAAGGCCAAATACGCCGAAGCCATCGCCCGCCTGCAGGATGACATCAAGGCCTGCCAGCAGACCCTCATCGACCTGCAGCAGGAACTCGATCTCGATATCGCCGAGATCAAGGAAATCAACCGCCGCATGTCGATCGGCGAGGCCAAGGCACGCCGCGCCAAGAAGGAGATGGTCGAGGCCAACCTGCGCCTGGTGATCTCCATCGCCAAGAAGTACACCAACCGCGGCCTGCAGTTCCTCGACCTGATCCAGGAAGGCAACATCGGCCTGATGAAGGCGGTGGACAAGTTCGAATACCGCCGCGGCTACAAGTTCTCGACCTACGCCACCTGGTGGATCCGCCAGGCGATCACCCGCTCGATCGCCGACCAGGCGCGCACCATCCGCATCCCGGTGCACATGATCGAGACCATCAACAAGCTCAACCGCATCTCGCGGCAGATGCTCCAGGAGATGGGCCGCGAGCCGACTCCGGAAGAACTGGGCGAGCGCATGGACATGCCCGAGGACAAGATCCGCAAGGTGCTGAAGATCGCCAAGGAGCCGATCTCCATGGAGACGCCGATCGGCGACGACGAGGATTCGCATCTGGGCGACTTCATCGAGGACTCCACCATGCAGTCGCCGATCGACGTGGCGACCGTGGAAAGCCTCAAGGAAGCCACCCGCGAAGTGCTCGGCGGCCTCACCGCCCGCGAAGCCAAGGTGCTGCGCATGCGCTTCGGCATCGACATGAACACCGACCACACCCTCGAGGAAGTCGGCAAGCAGTTCGACGTCACCCGCGAGCGCATCCGCCAGATCGAGGCCAAGGCGCTGCGCAAGCTGCGCCACCCGACCCGCAGCGAACACCTGCGCTCGTTCCTCGACGAGTAA
- the folB gene encoding dihydroneopterin aldolase codes for MDIVFIDGLEVDTVIGVYDWERGIRQCLTLDLQLGWDIRPAAAGDDLGAALDYAAVSARVQAFAAASSFQLVETFAERLAALLMTEFGIAWLRLRLTKPGAVPAARGGVGVEIERGCR; via the coding sequence GTGGACATAGTCTTCATCGACGGGCTGGAAGTCGACACCGTGATCGGCGTGTACGACTGGGAGCGCGGCATTCGCCAGTGCCTGACCCTGGACCTGCAGCTGGGCTGGGACATCCGCCCGGCGGCGGCCGGCGACGACCTGGGCGCGGCCCTCGACTACGCGGCGGTCAGCGCGCGGGTGCAGGCGTTCGCCGCCGCCAGCAGCTTCCAGCTGGTGGAAACCTTCGCCGAGCGGCTCGCCGCGCTGCTGATGACCGAGTTCGGCATCGCCTGGCTGCGCCTGCGTCTGACCAAGCCCGGCGCGGTGCCGGCGGCGCGCGGCGGGGTGGGTGTGGAGATCGAACGCGGATGCCGCTGA
- a CDS encoding multifunctional CCA addition/repair protein: MQIYKVGGAVRDRLLGRPVTETDWVVVGAHAEELLARGFRPVGADFPVFLHPETGEEYALARTERKSGRGYGGFVFHASPEVTLEEDLIRRDLTVNAMAEDADGRIIDPYGGQRDLADRLLRHVSPAFAEDPLRVLRVARFAARYAPLGFRVADETLALMRELAASGELAALTAERVWKETERALLEPRPDLFVQVLRDCGALRALLPEVDALFGVPQTASHHPEVDSGVHVLMVLRQCAEHAQPLAVRWACLLHDLGKGLTDPRHWPRHIAHEQRGLPLIEAVNARCKAPRECAELALLVGEYHTHAHRALELRAQTLAELFQHFDLYRRPERFEQFLAACEMDARGRLGFEQRAYPQADYLRAAAAVARGVAVQPLLAQGFKGAELGEALKRARLAALKVFREERRAKAP; encoded by the coding sequence ATGCAGATCTACAAGGTCGGCGGCGCCGTGCGCGACCGCCTGCTCGGCCGCCCCGTCACGGAAACCGACTGGGTGGTGGTCGGCGCCCATGCCGAGGAGCTGCTCGCCCGCGGCTTTCGCCCGGTGGGCGCCGATTTCCCGGTGTTCCTCCACCCCGAGACCGGCGAGGAGTACGCCCTGGCGCGCACCGAACGCAAGAGCGGGCGCGGCTATGGCGGCTTCGTCTTCCATGCCAGCCCCGAGGTGACCCTCGAAGAGGACCTGATCCGCCGCGACCTGACGGTCAACGCCATGGCAGAGGACGCCGACGGGCGGATCATCGACCCCTATGGCGGCCAGCGCGACCTCGCCGATCGCCTGCTGCGCCATGTCTCGCCGGCCTTCGCCGAGGACCCGCTGCGGGTGCTGCGCGTCGCCCGCTTCGCCGCCCGCTACGCGCCGCTGGGCTTTCGCGTCGCCGACGAGACCCTGGCGCTGATGCGCGAACTGGCCGCCTCGGGCGAACTGGCCGCGCTGACCGCCGAGCGGGTATGGAAGGAAACCGAGCGCGCCCTGCTGGAGCCGCGCCCCGACCTGTTCGTCCAGGTGCTGCGCGACTGCGGCGCGCTGCGCGCGCTGCTGCCGGAGGTCGACGCGCTGTTCGGCGTGCCGCAGACCGCCAGCCATCACCCGGAAGTCGACAGCGGCGTGCATGTGCTGATGGTGCTGCGCCAGTGTGCCGAGCACGCCCAGCCGCTGGCGGTACGCTGGGCCTGCCTGCTCCACGATCTGGGCAAGGGCCTCACCGACCCGCGCCACTGGCCGCGACACATCGCCCACGAACAGCGCGGTCTGCCGCTGATCGAAGCGGTCAACGCACGCTGCAAGGCGCCGCGCGAGTGCGCCGAGCTGGCCCTGCTGGTCGGCGAATACCACACCCACGCCCATCGCGCCCTGGAGCTGCGCGCGCAGACCCTGGCCGAGCTGTTCCAGCACTTCGATCTGTACCGCCGCCCGGAGCGCTTCGAGCAGTTCCTCGCCGCCTGCGAGATGGACGCCCGCGGCCGCCTCGGCTTCGAGCAGCGCGCCTATCCGCAAGCCGACTACCTGCGTGCCGCCGCCGCCGTGGCGCGCGGTGTGGCGGTGCAGCCGCTGCTGGCGCAGGGATTCAAGGGGGCGGAGCTGGGCGAGGCGCTCAAGCGCGCGCGCCTCGCGGCGCTCAAGGTCTTTCGCGAGGAGCGACGCGCCAAGGCGCCGTAA
- a CDS encoding EAL domain-containing protein has product MLRLKAPATLCLALLLAPPCHAALADWMSAEADTPALLAALSALLATLVALGYRQRLQRARHLLAERKRHPGLPGDPQSLARLPLASWEMRQADLRFSHMSGQVEALLGYPADAWLDADFLGRTLHPDDAEATLAAYRAVSAEAPLLRHSHRLIGADGRLRWVLSLASFRALPDGPGLAGLLIDIDEERRSQELFRNAFLHSPDIMLLLDRDDGRILAANHCFAHHSGLDARQLAERPVSELPIWGDPRQGEQLLQRLQAGEVQNLEISLQCGADSEFNGLLSARHLQLGRQPALVVALRDLAALRQTRQQLRLSEEKFAKAFCATPDGLMITRLHDGQLLDVNPGFTRITGYASEEALRHTTLSIGLWPNALERKRLLRRLEQEGSVQHMVVQIRNRAQQLRLCELSAQPLQIDGQACLLSIIRDITERERMQEKLQQAAAVFENTAEGVMITDLEQHIVAINRAFSAITGYSESEALGQTTQLLAGSQHNQELRQEIHLGIEQDGHWQGEIWSRRKNGEPYPAWLTISAVRNGSRETTHFVAVFADITPLKHAQARLDYQAHHDPLTGLPNRLLFENHLQMALDEALNEQRRGAVLFLDLDRFKHINDTLGHPVGDLLLKGIARRLREQLREVDTVARLGGDEFIVLMPSVHCIEDVELVANKLMSAFARPFRAGEHEFFMSSSIGVSLFPEHGEDVATLVKNADAAMYRAKAKGRNRFEFYSADLSFQATERMNLENDLRRALERGELSLHYQPKQCLNDARLVGAEALLRWHHPTLGDVPPDRFIAIAEENGSIVELGDWVLEQACRQMAAWQACYADFGPLAVNLSGPQLRQPHLSARIGELLQSCGLSPDKLQLEITETFVMSQKEEALPVLQSLRELGLQLAIDDFGTGYSSLSYLKRLPIDTLKIDKSFVDGLPDDPNDAAIARAIIALGRSMQLTVIAEGVETKSQERFLALEGCQQIQGYVLSRPLPAEAFAERFLVARDVTLGADTRASL; this is encoded by the coding sequence ATGCTGCGCCTGAAGGCTCCGGCCACCTTGTGCCTGGCACTGCTGCTCGCCCCGCCCTGCCATGCCGCCCTCGCCGACTGGATGTCCGCCGAGGCCGACACGCCAGCCCTCCTCGCCGCCCTGTCCGCCCTGCTGGCGACCCTCGTAGCCCTCGGCTACCGACAGCGCCTGCAGCGGGCACGGCATCTGCTCGCCGAACGCAAGCGCCATCCGGGCCTGCCGGGCGATCCGCAGAGCCTCGCCCGCCTGCCCCTGGCCAGCTGGGAAATGCGCCAGGCCGACCTGCGCTTCAGCCACATGTCCGGCCAGGTCGAGGCGCTGCTCGGCTATCCGGCCGACGCCTGGCTCGACGCCGACTTCCTCGGCCGTACCCTGCATCCCGACGATGCCGAGGCCACTCTGGCCGCCTACCGCGCGGTCAGCGCCGAGGCGCCGCTGCTGCGCCACAGCCACAGGCTGATCGGCGCCGACGGCCGGCTGCGCTGGGTGCTGAGCCTGGCCAGCTTCCGCGCGCTACCCGACGGCCCCGGCCTGGCCGGCCTGCTGATCGACATCGACGAGGAGCGCCGCAGCCAGGAGCTGTTCCGCAACGCCTTCCTGCACAGCCCCGACATCATGCTGCTGCTCGACCGCGACGACGGACGCATCCTCGCCGCCAACCACTGCTTCGCCCACCACAGCGGACTCGACGCCCGCCAGCTCGCCGAACGCCCGGTCAGCGAGCTGCCGATCTGGGGCGATCCCCGCCAGGGCGAGCAGCTGCTGCAGCGCCTGCAGGCCGGCGAGGTGCAGAACCTGGAAATCAGCCTGCAGTGCGGCGCCGACAGCGAGTTCAACGGCCTGCTCTCGGCCCGCCACCTGCAGCTCGGCCGCCAGCCGGCGCTGGTCGTGGCGCTGCGCGATCTCGCCGCGCTGCGCCAGACGCGCCAGCAGCTGCGCCTCTCCGAGGAGAAGTTCGCCAAGGCCTTCTGCGCCACCCCGGATGGCCTGATGATCACCCGCCTGCACGACGGCCAGCTGCTCGACGTCAACCCCGGCTTCACCCGCATCACCGGCTACGCCAGCGAGGAAGCCCTGCGGCACACCACCCTGAGCATCGGCCTGTGGCCCAACGCCCTGGAACGCAAGCGCCTGCTGCGCCGCCTGGAGCAGGAGGGCAGCGTGCAGCACATGGTCGTGCAGATCCGCAACCGCGCGCAGCAGCTGCGCCTGTGCGAACTCAGCGCCCAGCCGCTGCAGATCGACGGCCAGGCCTGCCTGCTGAGCATCATCCGCGACATCACCGAGCGCGAACGCATGCAGGAGAAGCTCCAGCAGGCCGCCGCGGTATTCGAGAACACCGCCGAAGGCGTGATGATCACCGACCTGGAGCAGCACATCGTCGCGATCAACCGCGCCTTCAGCGCCATCACCGGCTACAGCGAGAGCGAGGCCCTCGGCCAGACCACCCAGCTGCTGGCCGGCTCCCAGCACAACCAGGAACTGCGCCAGGAAATCCACCTCGGCATCGAGCAGGACGGCCACTGGCAGGGCGAGATCTGGAGCCGGCGCAAGAACGGCGAGCCCTACCCGGCCTGGCTGACCATCAGCGCGGTGCGCAACGGCAGCCGCGAAACCACGCACTTCGTCGCCGTGTTCGCCGACATCACCCCGCTCAAGCATGCCCAGGCGCGCCTCGACTACCAGGCCCACCACGACCCGCTGACCGGCCTGCCCAACCGCCTGCTGTTCGAGAACCACCTGCAGATGGCCCTCGACGAGGCGCTCAACGAGCAACGCCGCGGCGCCGTGCTGTTCCTCGACCTCGACCGCTTCAAGCACATCAACGACACCCTCGGCCATCCGGTCGGCGACCTGCTGCTCAAGGGCATCGCCCGCCGCTTGCGCGAACAGCTGCGCGAAGTCGACACCGTGGCGCGCCTGGGCGGCGACGAATTCATCGTGCTGATGCCCAGCGTCCACTGCATCGAGGACGTCGAGCTGGTCGCCAACAAGCTGATGAGCGCCTTCGCCCGCCCGTTCCGCGCCGGCGAGCACGAGTTCTTCATGAGTTCGAGCATCGGCGTCAGCCTGTTCCCCGAGCACGGCGAGGACGTCGCCACCCTGGTCAAGAACGCCGACGCCGCCATGTACCGGGCCAAGGCCAAGGGCCGCAACCGCTTCGAGTTCTACAGCGCCGACCTGAGCTTCCAGGCCACCGAGCGGATGAACCTGGAGAACGACCTGCGCCGCGCCCTGGAGCGCGGCGAGCTGAGCCTGCACTACCAGCCCAAGCAATGCCTCAACGACGCCCGTTTGGTCGGTGCCGAGGCCCTGCTGCGCTGGCACCATCCGACCCTCGGCGACGTGCCGCCGGACCGTTTCATCGCCATCGCCGAGGAAAACGGCAGCATCGTCGAACTGGGCGACTGGGTGCTGGAACAGGCCTGCCGGCAGATGGCCGCCTGGCAGGCCTGCTACGCCGACTTCGGCCCGCTGGCGGTCAACCTCTCCGGCCCGCAACTGCGCCAGCCGCACCTGAGCGCGCGCATCGGCGAACTGCTGCAGTCCTGCGGGCTGAGCCCCGACAAGCTGCAACTGGAAATCACCGAAACCTTCGTGATGAGCCAGAAGGAGGAAGCGCTGCCGGTGCTGCAAAGCCTGCGCGAACTGGGCCTGCAGCTGGCCATCGACGACTTCGGCACCGGCTACTCCTCGCTCAGCTACCTCAAGCGCCTGCCCATCGACACCCTGAAGATCGACAAGTCCTTCGTCGACGGCCTGCCCGACGACCCCAACGACGCCGCCATCGCCCGCGCCATCATCGCCCTGGGCCGCAGCATGCAGCTGACGGTGATCGCCGAGGGGGTGGAAACCAAGTCCCAGGAACGCTTCCTCGCCCTCGAAGGCTGCCAGCAGATCCAGGGCTACGTGCTCAGCCG
- the dnaG gene encoding DNA primase, which translates to MAGLIPQRFIDDLLNRTDIVEVVGSRVQLKKTGKNYSACCPFHQEKTPSFSVSPDKQFYYCFGCGAGGNALSFLMEHDHLDFPQAVEDLAKRAGLDVPREDARPGQRPRQSGDSPLYPLLEAAAGYYRQALKSHPARQAAVDYLKGRGLSGVIARDFGLGFAPPGWDNLMKHLGGDSLQQKALIDAGLLIENADSGKRYDRFRDRVMFPIRDSRGRVIAFGGRVLGDDKPKYLNSPETPVFHKGQELYGLYEARKSSRDLDEILVVEGYMDVIALAQQGLRNAVATLGTATSEEHIKRLFRVVPSLLFCFDGDSAGRNAAWRALESCLPNLQDGRRVRFLFLPEGEDPDSLVRREGTDAFRARIHQQAQPLADYFFRHLMEEADPSTLEGKAHLATLAMPLIERLPGANLRALMRQRLGELTGLDPATLGEHAERPSAPPAHLGHDAAAPPASAQPWRDPRAGGDEWKGARSWQRREPPAILPPRRGAGVESPTLGALRTLLHHPQLAQKVEDAGHFAAEDDTYAQLLVSLLESLQKHPQQNSLQLLARWHGTEQGRLLRSLAEKEWLISRDNLEQQFFDTITTLAARQRERSLEGLLRKARHSELSAEEKLRLRDLLSRSTSSASPGPSGT; encoded by the coding sequence ATGGCCGGCCTGATCCCGCAACGCTTCATCGACGACCTGCTCAACCGCACCGACATCGTCGAAGTGGTCGGCTCGCGCGTGCAGCTGAAGAAGACCGGCAAGAACTACAGCGCCTGCTGCCCGTTCCACCAGGAAAAGACCCCCTCGTTCAGCGTCAGCCCGGACAAGCAGTTCTACTACTGCTTCGGCTGCGGCGCCGGCGGCAACGCCCTGAGCTTCCTGATGGAGCACGACCACCTGGACTTCCCCCAGGCGGTCGAGGATCTGGCCAAGCGCGCCGGGCTCGACGTGCCACGCGAGGACGCGCGCCCCGGCCAGCGCCCCCGCCAGAGCGGCGACTCGCCGCTCTACCCGCTGTTGGAGGCCGCCGCCGGCTACTACCGCCAGGCGCTGAAGAGCCACCCGGCCCGCCAGGCGGCGGTCGACTACCTCAAGGGCCGCGGCCTGTCCGGGGTGATCGCCCGCGACTTCGGCCTCGGCTTCGCCCCGCCCGGCTGGGACAACCTGATGAAGCACCTGGGCGGCGACAGCCTGCAGCAGAAGGCGCTGATCGACGCCGGACTGCTGATCGAGAACGCCGACAGCGGCAAGCGCTACGACCGCTTCCGCGACCGGGTGATGTTCCCGATCCGCGACAGCCGCGGCCGGGTGATCGCCTTCGGCGGCCGGGTGCTCGGCGACGACAAGCCCAAGTACCTCAACTCGCCGGAAACCCCGGTGTTCCACAAGGGCCAGGAACTCTACGGCCTCTACGAAGCGCGCAAGAGCAGCCGCGACCTCGACGAAATCCTGGTGGTCGAGGGCTACATGGACGTCATCGCCCTGGCCCAGCAGGGCCTGCGCAACGCGGTGGCGACCCTCGGCACCGCCACCAGCGAGGAACACATCAAGCGCCTGTTCCGCGTCGTGCCGAGCCTGCTGTTCTGCTTCGACGGCGACAGCGCCGGACGCAACGCCGCCTGGCGCGCCCTGGAGTCCTGCCTGCCGAACCTGCAGGACGGCCGCCGGGTGCGCTTCCTGTTCCTCCCCGAGGGCGAGGATCCGGACAGCCTGGTGCGCCGCGAGGGCACCGACGCCTTCCGCGCGCGCATCCACCAGCAGGCCCAGCCGCTGGCCGACTACTTCTTTCGTCACCTGATGGAGGAAGCCGACCCCAGCACCCTGGAGGGCAAGGCGCACCTGGCCACCCTGGCGATGCCGCTGATCGAGCGCCTGCCCGGCGCCAACCTGCGCGCCCTGATGCGCCAGCGCCTCGGCGAACTGACCGGCCTCGACCCGGCGACGCTCGGCGAGCACGCCGAGCGCCCGAGCGCACCACCCGCCCACCTCGGCCACGACGCCGCAGCGCCGCCGGCCAGCGCACAGCCGTGGCGCGACCCGCGCGCGGGCGGCGACGAATGGAAAGGCGCCCGCTCCTGGCAGCGCCGCGAACCGCCGGCGATCCTGCCGCCGCGCCGCGGCGCCGGTGTCGAATCGCCGACCCTGGGCGCCCTGCGCACCCTGCTGCATCACCCGCAACTGGCGCAGAAGGTCGAGGATGCCGGACACTTCGCCGCCGAAGACGACACCTACGCCCAGCTGCTGGTATCCCTGCTGGAATCGCTGCAGAAGCATCCGCAGCAGAATTCGCTGCAACTGCTGGCACGCTGGCACGGCACCGAGCAGGGCCGCCTGCTGCGCAGCCTGGCGGAAAAGGAATGGCTGATCAGTCGCGACAACCTTGAACAACAGTTTTTCGACACTATAACTACCTTGGCAGCCCGCCAGCGTGAGCGCAGCCTCGAAGGCCTGTTGCGCAAAGCGCGGCACAGCGAACTCAGCGCGGAGGAAAAGCTCCGCCTGCGCGACCTGCTGAGCCGGAGTACCAGCAGCGCATCGCCGGGGCCATCTGGCACCTGA